The Lasioglossum baleicum chromosome 7, iyLasBale1, whole genome shotgun sequence genomic sequence GCCATTTTGTCAAATGTACATCACGACGAAGATAAACGGCGCTGCTTTCTAGCACAGTAGTAACGGCGATTCATTTGTGTTGCACTATCGTCCGACTTCTTTTGTACGTGCATTTGATAAATTTGTAGCCGGCCATACACTCGTCGGATGTATCCGTCACTGAAACAGAAACGGTATCGTTGAGGTAAGTTATTATAATCCGTTCATGTCAGGCAAGAGCAACAGGGAAAAATTAATGATTATGGTAGATCATAGCTAACGTTCACCTCGGTCATTAAATATaattcattttttctattttcacgTTACTTGGTGCTTATAAATAATCATTATTTATCTCATGTTGCTTGGAATTAGCGCAAAAAATTCATTATACATGTAGGCGATTAGATACCTTGTTCTTTACAAATACGCATGATGTTGTACACTTGGCTCTCTATATCCTCCGGTATACCTCTGTTTAGGAAAAACTTGAACAGTTCTTCCAGTTGTACCACTCCACCTACCATCTGAAATCATCGATGGAAAGTTATCGTCatatttgtatatttgtatTGATCTCGATAGTGGCTGAGACTTACAAATCCCCTTTTTTGAGCGCAGCAAACCATTGCGCAACTCGCTTTCTTCAAACTTTTCATGTCCGTAACTTCATTGTCGCCCAAATCTATGACGTCCTTCATATATAGAAAATCCTCTATAACAAAGTGGGAAAATCGCAATTTATTCTTTAATTCTTCGCCCATGGATTAAACATTTTCAAACTCCGCGttccaataaaattaaaatgtaaaaaggCATATAACACATTTCAGGCTAATAGAAATCAGAAATTCCACGAGTGTGGAatctttaacactaggtttacggaggtcAAGAcataactatttcacattattttataaacataacaagaatgtgcctatccaaatttttggtcAGTTTTCTAGTAGTACATACCCCAAGAAATAAAATCGGTAAATAATTTCCTCCTCAGGGAAGTATCTTCACAATCTTAATATGTAAtcacaaattaagaatattagaacccgtcattttgacggatcccgtaaacctagtgttaagtgGCCTGGAAATTCGCAAtagatcatagaacaaaatatcataaatctCATTCGAAATGGTAAagaattggctttcattttcccttaaGAAATGACTGTCTGAGCGActtaatattttatgaaaatcaaaataaagGCAAAACTGTATCTCATAAACTAATACAAATGGAATCCCTGTAGGAATGTCGTAGATATTGACACTTTCAAGGTAATTCAAATGTTTACCCCTTGTTGCTTCTGATTTACGAACACACTCAATACTGTCCACCGGGTCGATTTGTAATTCACTGGCTATTTCTCGCGCCAATTTATCCGTAGGAAGCTCGGACTTCTGGGCCGCCTAAAACAAACAAGATTAAGATGATTGTCAAATATCCTACATTGTCgtataatttctatttttttttacttgtcaCGTTTTTCTTCGATTTCGAGTAAAAGTTGAGTACTTACCAAGGCGACGGTAACGAACGTAAATAACAGCAAAAACTTCATGGTGATGGTTTCCTGATTTCCTGTATCTTGACGACACTTGATTAATTAATCGGATCGACTGACATCAAACTGATCGACCGCAATACTTTATACACCGAGGAGCCGAGGTTAAAGTTGCACGAGTTATGTCACTGAGCGGTTTCGTTTCCGATAAATCGAACCGAAAGCTCGCTAGTCAGTAATTATgataatagaaaaatattacTTCTCGCGAAACGCAAACTGTTCCACGTTTTAGTTGGTATCGATATTTCCAACAATCGGAAACATTCGCATAAATAGTGTTTGGAGAATCCAAGTTTGTTGACTACATATTATGCTGCGGAACATCCATTTCGCGTtctgttaaataataaataaatcgtCTTATAGATTTTGCTTTGTTCAACTCAATTCCTTTTCGaaaaactttttgaaatttttcactTCGAGAACTTTgctcaaattaaaaaattaatgatttaattaatactttgtatattataataaattcagtCTACTGACAAGTGgttctttaattaattaattataatatttatttattgagatGCCGTAAACCCCTAGTTTGGTGTATAGTATAGCATACATTATCATgacattttacaaaaatttaagaAGTACATAACAAAGTGGTTctttatagagaatttattaaaatataatcttgaattgaaaatatagaaataaGAAAT encodes the following:
- the LOC143210202 gene encoding uncharacterized protein LOC143210202, with the protein product MKFLLLFTFVTVALAAQKSELPTDKLAREIASELQIDPVDSIECVRKSEATREDFLYMKDVIDLGDNEVTDMKSLKKASCAMVCCAQKRGFMVGGVVQLEELFKFFLNRGIPEDIESQVYNIMRICKEQVTDTSDECMAGYKFIKCTYKRSRTIVQHK